One genomic region from Colletes latitarsis isolate SP2378_abdomen chromosome 10, iyColLati1, whole genome shotgun sequence encodes:
- the Ude gene encoding uracil-DNA degrading factor, whose protein sequence is MSKSKSAECSETAMGFKDKRKAFDTLKALDGRDISYQYHVITSFVSRAKRTLQITRDQEKLANLNEALKVFEEWLLDYKEKNRGKENLAYLPIETVTGFRTLAKKYDVLDEQFLKAYKKEKGDYKCLRTVKVSSGGEVTWDIERNRKLKEIIDKIKKEHVQWYETDVGNFRGLPTKEHVQCIMLGYSPDPSKLKKLISEMEEKFGSEGDDEDDDRMEIDQEERNKALKRSHESSTGSDSEDGATGKKVAKRQSSDAEPDTDADTDTDKEKKEENRLGFKNKEKALQSIESLNGRDVTYQYHAIAGLVKRAERVISCTKDEEKIKNMKEAVEVLENWMTDYNVNGRAKENLNYLAIDLVRGFKPLADRYGIEDNGFLEAYEDAGGDYKKLRTVQARNSNVTWDVERNKKLKSLVERIKENNRPWFETDGELHGLPTEEHTRCIMWAFSHDTGKLKKLLPTLADKFKS, encoded by the exons ATGTCGAAAAGCAAATCAGCCGAATGTTCGGAGACCGCGATGGGTTTCAAGGACAAACGGAAGGCTTTCGACACGTTGAAAGCTCTGGACGGTCGTGACATTAGCTACcagtaccacgtaattacgagtTTCGTGAGCCGCGCCAAGAGAACGCTGCAAATCACCAGAGATCAAGAGAAACTCGCCAATTTAAACGAGGCTCTGAAAGTGTTCGAGGAGTGGTTGCTCGATTATAAAGAGAAGAATCGCGGCAAGGAGAATCTCGCTTACCTACCGATCGAGACTGTGACAGGTTTCAGGACTCTTGCCAAGAAATACGATGTCCTGGACGAACAATTCCTCAA AGCGTACAAGAAGGAAAAGGGAGACTACAAATGTTTACGAACGGTTAAGGTATCGAGCGGAGGAGAAGTGACCTGGGACATCGAAAGGAATCGAAAGTTGAAGGAAATCATCGATAAGATAAAAAAAGAGCACGTGCAATGGTACGAGACCGACGTTGGCAATTTCCGGGGACTACCAACCAAGGAACACGTTCAATGCATCATGTTGGGATACAGTCCGGATCCCTCCAAGCTGAAGAAGCTGATTTCAGAAATGGAAGAAAAGTTCGGTTCCGAGGGCGACGACGAGGACGACGATCGGATGGAGATCGATCAAGAGGAACGCAACAAGGCCTTAAAGAGGAGCCACGAAAGTTCGACCGGCAGCGACAGCGAGGACGGAGCAACGGGGAAAAAGGTGGCGAAGCGGCAGTCGAGCGATGCCGAGCCCGACACCGACGCGGACACGGATACGGATAAGGAGAAGAAAGAGGAAAACAGACTCGGTTTTAAAAATAAGGAGAAAGCCTTGCAGAGCATCGAATCGTTGAACGGCAGGGACGTAACTTATCAATACCACGCGATTGCTGGCCTGGTGAAAAGAGCCGAAAGGGTTATATCGTGCACAAAGGACGAGGAAAAGATCAAGAACATGAAAGAGGCCGTCGAGGTACTGGAAAATTGGATGACGGACTATAACGTGAACGGTCGAGCGAAGGAGAATTTAAACTACTTGGCCATCGATTTGGTACGAGGTTTCAAACCATTGGCGGATAGATACGGAATCGAAGACAACGGATTTCTCGA AGCGTACGAAGATGCGGGCGGAGATTACAAGAAGCTCAGGACCGTACAAGCTCGAAATTCGAACGTAACTTGGGACGTAGAGAGAAACAAAAAACTGAAAAGTCTAGTGGAACGCATCAAGGAGAATAATAGACCGTGGTTCGAGACAGACGGTGAATTACACGGTTTGCCTACCGAGGAGCATACTCGGTGTATAATGTGGGCTTTCAGCCACGATACCGGCAAACTGAAGAAACTGCTGCCAACGCTGGCCGACAAGTTCAAGTCTTAA
- the Ets96b gene encoding ets96B produces the protein MNQDQEVPATVTDLASLPSEEFNRLNEPLRTVASGYCPVNYSVAQQTNSEEKLQSENEIYSGQEFRQEPWLQDGSSCETEDSEQYVPEFHRMSNANVKQESGNCRRINDTDYRQYQASVSHSHGQGTTFLDLDPDGRTICFGNNKLNSRTSDTTKSITVKEEPTDRGYGEPIPASSMAQDNRTNNNLVYQQQQQQQQQQQQQQQQQQQQQYGNGTRNGRGSPSPSRPASTSSATSQWQSTVSASSGDAFFSRQETWSSSEVYGKRSATPTWTELGVQLDARNSSWERQSNCYQKKGSPTSWNADYAGKRPSSTTGASPWTEMTVGYQQQRRGSLQLWQFLVTLLDDPANAPCIAWTGRGMEFKLIEPEEVARRWGVQKNRPAMNYDKLSRSLRYYYEKGIMQKVAGERYVYKFVCDPEALFNMAYGTGGSSNLPGEARNGVRSQSISGKISTTNDVSDLREHPATGYGDAVLAMYSNSAAVYGSSSLHHLHQYLGGNEGFKTPPNRYHPHYSHEYNGNHHHHPPSSYAETFLNYGRLSSHDGPTDSRSLELPRIPYGQETDNTSRDREASSIFYEGMQRTQLPATPALSQPTLLDSATTSSKIEQTSYACLGVGSCVC, from the exons ATGAATCAGGATCAAGAGGTGCCCGCGACAGTTACAGACTTGGCTAGTCTG CCCAGCGAAGAGTTCAACAGACTGAACGAGCCGCTACGAACGGTCGCTTCAGGATATTGTCCTGTTAATTATTCGGTGGCTCAGCAGACGAACAGCGAGGAGAAGCTACAATCTG AGAACGAAATATACTCCGGCCAGGAATTCAGACAGGAGCCTTGGCTTCAAGACG GTAGCAGTTGCGAGACAGAGGACAGCGAGCAATACGTGCCGGAGTTTCATCGGATGTCAA ATGCCAACGTAAAACAGGAATCTGGAAACTGTAGGAGAATCAACGACACCGATTACAGGCAGTATCAAGCATCGGTTAGTCATTCGCACGGTCAAGGCACCACCTTCCTCGATCTTGATCCGGACGGTCGTACGATCTGTTTCGG AAACAACAAACTGAATTCCCGAACGAGCGACACCACGAAAAGCATCACCGTGAAGGAAGAACCGACGGACAGAGGATACGGGGAACCGATACCCGCGTCGTCGATGGCCCAGGACAACCGAACCA ACAACAACTTGGTTtaccaacaacagcagcagcagcagcagcagcagcagcagcaacagcagcagcaacagcagcagcaatacGGAAACGGAACGAGAAACGGCAGAGGTTCGCCGTCACCAAGTCGACCAGCCAGCACGTCTTCCGCAACGTCTCAGTggcaatcgacggtttcagcatCGAGCGGCGACGCTTTCTTCTCGCGACAGGAGACCTGGAGTAGTTCGGAAGTATATGGAAAAAGAAGCGCTACACCCACGTGGACCGAACTAGGCGTTCAATTGGACGCGAGAAATTCGTCATGGGAGAGGCAGAGCAATTGTTACCAGAAGAAAGGCTCTCCGACATCTTGGAACGCAGATTATGCCGGCAAGAGGCCGTCCTCGACGACCGGAGCTTCACCCTGGACCGAGATGACCGTTGGCTATCAACAGCAACGTCGCGGTTCCCTACAGTTATGGCAGTTCTTGGTAACCTTGCTAGACGATCCTGCGAACGCACCTTGCATCGCGTGGACCGGTCGTGGCATGGAGTTTAAATTGATCGAACCGGAAGAG GTGGCTCGCAGGTGGGGCGTTCAAAAAAATCGGCCGGCAATGAATTACGACAAACTGAGTAGATCGTTAAGGTATTATTACGAGAAAGGAATAATGCAAAAGGTGGCGGGCGAAAGATACGTCTACAAATTTGTGTGCGATCCGGAAGCGCTGTTCAATATGGCGTACGGCACCGGAGGGTCATCGAATCTTCCTGGCGAAGCACGGAACGGGGTTCGAAGTCAGTCGATATCCGGGAAAATATCCACTACGAACGATGTCTCCGACTTGAGGGAACATCCCGCTACTGGATACGGGGATGCGGTTCTTGCTATGTACTCGAACAGTGCAGCAG TGTACGGATCGTCCAGCTTGCACCATCTGCACCAGTACCTCGGTGGTAACGAGGGCTTCAAGACACCACCGAACAGATATCATCCTCACTACTCGCACGAGTACAACGGAAATCATCATCACCATCCGCCATCGAGTTACGCAGAAACCTTCCTAAACTACGGCCGCTTATCGTCCCACGATGGCCCAACCGATTCGAGAAGTCTCGAATTACCGAGGATCCCGTACGGCCAGGAAACTGATAATACCAGCAGGGACCGAGAGGCGTCATCGATTTTCTACGAAGGCATGCAGAGAACGCAATTACCAGCAACTCCGGCGCTTTCGCAGCCAACGTTGCTGGACAGTGCCACCACGAGCTCAAAAATCGAGCAAACTTCGTACGCCTGCCTCGGTGTAGGGAGTTGCGTATGCTGA